One Primulina huaijiensis isolate GDHJ02 chromosome 5, ASM1229523v2, whole genome shotgun sequence DNA segment encodes these proteins:
- the LOC140976580 gene encoding uncharacterized protein, protein MKLELVASSVDFASLVPSSLFNSYCSKKYPSTESAVSLVVLSTSFVSKNFGKSQSFKSSRSRPVQRSCSLNLGEIYHEESPLHVQGLGKNYGQTGSQENEGGMNKNVHYTISKRDPVVGSDKDSFSGSRFDFLEPMMLGIRLEFTDRPDQETAVWATIEQKAKSLEIPLSLRIIKKKLQREEGFTEPKESDYCSIKAVFASMVFIIVELQSYALQMREALCNEDLEVIISKVQKEMNSSFVWLFQQVFSRTPALMLHVMILLADFGVFSASHDVAAAKASRSTKAYQSRVAICESTTDALWTEEKQVVLASGNGRETLVGKAPITDHELGSVTEMNLWNSMLDEATKMREGIEDETIDQETKHSFILPLSVDLEPDGYEEYLRTDLLYQMNLSYEPDNALLLCNYAQFLHLVARDYDRAEECFKRAVQIPPPDAECLSLYANFLWTVRRDIWGAEEIFLQALAAEPENSYYASRYANFLWNTGGEETCFPSNRPHNPNL, encoded by the exons ATGAAGCTCGAATTGGTTGCATCAAGTGTAGATTTTGCTTCTTTAGTGCCATCGTCTCTTTTCAACTCTTATTGTTCGAAGAAGTACCCCAGCACGGAAAGTGCTGTCTCCCTTGTCGTTCTTTCCACCTCCTTTGTATCCAAGAATTTTGGTAAGTCACAAAGTTTCAAAAGTTCAAGATCTCGACCGGTTCAGCGATCTTGTAGTTTAAATTTGGGTGAAATATATCATGAGGAATCACCCCTGCATGTGCAAGGATTGGGTAAGAACTATGGGCAGACTGGTAGCCAGGAGAATGAAGGAGGTATGAACAAGAATGTGCATTACACGATATCTAAGAGAGACCCGGTTGTTGGGAGCGATAAAGATTCGTTCTCGGGTTCACGGTTTGATTTCTTGGAGCCAATGATGCTTGGCATTAGGCTTGAGTTCACCGATCGGCCAGATCAAGAAACAGCTGTGTGGGCCACTATTGAGCAGAAAGCTAAGAGTTTGGAGATTCCCTTGTCTTTGAGGATTATAAAGAAGAAACTACAACGTGAAGAAGGGTTCACAGAGCCTAAAGAGTCGGACTATTGCTCGATCAAGGCCGTGTTTGCCTCGATGGTTTTCATCATAGTTGAACTTCAGAGCTATGCTCTGCAGATGAGGGAAGCCTTGTGCAATGAAGATTTAGAAGTCATCATATCCAAAGTGCAGAAAGAAATGAATTCTTCATTTGTTTGGCTTTTTCAACAAGTATTTTCAAGGACACCGGCTTTGATGCTTCATGTGATGATTCTTTTGGCAGATTTTGGCGTGTTCTCTGCTTCCCATGATGTTGCTGCCGCCAAAGCCTCTCGGTCGACCAAGGCCTATCAATCGAGGGTGGCCATCTGTGAATCCACAACAGATGCACTGTGGACCGAGGAAAAACAAGTGGTCTTGGCCTCAGGAAATGGCAGAGAAACCCTTGTTGGAAAGGCACCAATCACTGATCATGAGTTGGGGAGTGTAACTGAAATGAATCTATGGAACTCGATGTTGGATGAGGCGACTAAGATGCGAGAAGGGATCGAGGATGAGACGATCGATCAAGAAACAAAGCATAGTTTCATATTACCCTTGTCGGTTGATCTTGAACCTGATGGTTACGAAGAGTACCTAAGGACTGATCTTCTATATCAGATGAACTTGTCTTATGAACCTGACAATGCACTCTTGCTTTGCAACTATGCACAGTTCTTGCACCTTGTTGCTCGTGATTATGACAG AGCCGAGGAATGCTTCAAACGAGCAGTACAGATACCCCCACCAGATGCAGAATGTTTGAGCTTATACGCCAACTTCTTGTGGACGGTCCGTAGGGACATCTGGGGAGCCGAGGAGATATTCTTGCAGGCTTTGGCGGCGGAGCCAGAGAACTCTTACTACGCTTCGAGATATGCCAATTTCTTGTGGAACACCGGTGGCGAAGAAACTTGTTTCCCTTCCAACAGGCCCCATAATCCAAACTTGTAG
- the LOC140977599 gene encoding uncharacterized protein has translation MVPSGKEMLSFSMIRDVELYRADLIVLLMPEFDIILRMNWLAANGALIDFRQRTVSFNPIGRESFLFEATRSSLVPRIISCLHARKLLIKGCQAFLASVVLIPDIASRTIEEVEIVKEFPDVFPDDVPPTRDVEFSIKLMLGTVSISKAPYHLAPTEMKDHSQELLDKGFIRSSSSPWGAPILFVKKNDDSLRLCIDY, from the coding sequence ATGGTGCCATCGGGAAAGGAGATGCTATCATTTAGTATGATTCGTGATGTAGAGCTCTATCGAGCTGATCTTATTGTTCTACTTATGCCTgagttcgacattattttgaGAATGAATTGGTTAGCAGCGAATGGAGCTTTGATCGACTTCCGTCAGAGGACCGTATCTTTTAATCCAATCGGTAGGGAGTCATTCTTATTTGAGGCAACTCGGAGCAGTCTTGTGCCGCGCATTATCTCTTGCTTGCACGCGAGGAAGTTGTTGATTAAGGGATGTCAAGCTTTCTTGGCTAGTGTTGTCTTGATCCCTGACATTGCCAGTCGGACTATTGAGGAGGTAGAGATTGTCAAGGAGTTTCCTGATGTTTTTCCCGACGACGTTCCACCAACAAGGGATGTGGAGTTTTCTATCAAGCTGATGTTGGGTACCGTGTCAATTTCTAAGGCACCTTATCATCTTGCACCGACGGAGATGAAAGATCATAGTCAAGAGTTgttagacaagggtttcattcgttCTAGTTcatctccatggggcgcgcctaTTCTTTTTGTGAAGAAGAATGATGACAGtttgagactctgcattgattactgA